The Flavivirga eckloniae genomic interval CAATACCCCCAGTTTTTTATCTGCCATTACTTTTAATATATGCGAATGCCCACAAATAAAAAGTTTGGGTGGATTTTGTCGTATTTCGTCACGAACTCTCATATTGTAAGCATTAGGGTATCCACCAATGTGTGTTATCCAAACATCAACGTCTTCGCACATAAACCGATTATTTTCCGGGAATTCCGCTCTTGCTTTACTGTCATCGATATTTCCATAAACAGCACGTAAGGGTTTTAACCTTTTTATGGCATCAGTTACCATTAAGTCGCCAATATCGCCTGCATGCCAAACTTCATCTACTTGTTTAACATATTTTAAAATGTCGTTGTCTATGTAACTATGTGTATCA includes:
- a CDS encoding metallophosphoesterase family protein, giving the protein MIKILLLSDTHSYIDNDILKYVKQVDEVWHAGDIGDLMVTDAIKRLKPLRAVYGNIDDSKARAEFPENNRFMCEDVDVWITHIGGYPNAYNMRVRDEIRQNPPKLFICGHSHILKVMADKKLGVLHMNPGAVGKHGFHKIRTMLRFTIDGSKIDNLEVIEFNKR